Proteins encoded together in one Leptospira semungkisensis window:
- a CDS encoding FtsK/SpoIIIE family DNA translocase, producing MDRKDQIIGQNILIWEKGRAALPYLLLFTGIFLTLSLGSFTIAENGVQANLFGRLGHYMSWGFLYLFGNAAFVPGILLILTGGILLAKPNQDATNKLLTIPLFLLAVAVSLNVFGNPSIIPFAANGGVLGQALAVALEYVLGSTGRLLIHFVVYFYGILVYLNESPVHFLGRLLAQGTSFGEWKAQWAAGYNSGRIKKEEETLPSIFPKARSQAWSEGLASMMDSWKSSGEDIAEENIPPWFRREVAGKTNEPASSFSSNFSGNAQAPKDLQSYIQREKAKSSTASSPIPKESNVQYRNSGLLQGFFEEDRKVFQFQSASPQLLEKVYGAPDRKEEFGKFSSKSWEILDLRSEKKEEILSFLDKKDVGVPSPKEEEDKTLIFKEGTPSTDTSDFFEDDSDQDEGVEFFDQEDEEESSEEDNEDTISEEVEDSEELLDQEEYSEEEEDDEVEEVTYEPEAIVVPEVLAPIPVAKPTNIEKKSVEKVKQSELPFTPVSMVPAFRSKRSVYHIPLNRLQTNPTKVQDALFKVESEKVAFEIENALKVYGYESKVVGWERGPIITRYEVTPPPGVKLGRITSLTDELRMYLAVKNIRIVAPIPGKSTIGIEVPNKHREDVFLGDILRSSLAPKPKKDLNIVIGKDISGKLVSIDLNKLPHLLVAGTTGSGKSVCLNAMIASLVLNLSPEEVRFIMIDPKMVELTLFEDIPHLLMPVIKDARKATKSLSWVIQEMEARYEAVSQLKCRDFRSYNEKVEEHYHKEGYSKMPYLVVFIDELADLMMVSGKDLEDAITRISQKSRAVGIHLVMATQRPSVDVITGLIKANCPARIAFHVAQKTDSKIILDMNGAESLLGKGDMLYKSPTSADLARIQAPFISEEEIEKIVDEAKKYGAPTYVEFDLEEESESDSMEEMDEELFDKAWEIVRTDRKASASYLQRRLKIGYNRAARIMELMEERGYVSPILGSKGREILRSA from the coding sequence ATGGATAGAAAGGACCAAATTATCGGGCAAAATATTCTGATCTGGGAAAAAGGACGGGCAGCTTTGCCGTACCTTCTTTTGTTTACCGGGATCTTTCTGACCTTGTCCTTGGGTTCTTTTACAATCGCAGAAAACGGGGTCCAGGCCAATCTATTCGGACGCCTGGGACATTATATGTCCTGGGGATTTTTGTACTTATTCGGAAATGCAGCCTTCGTGCCTGGGATTCTTCTGATTCTTACGGGAGGGATCCTTCTTGCGAAGCCGAACCAAGACGCGACCAATAAGCTTCTTACGATCCCTCTATTTCTATTAGCCGTAGCAGTCAGCTTAAACGTTTTCGGAAATCCTTCTATCATTCCGTTTGCAGCGAACGGAGGAGTGCTTGGTCAGGCTCTTGCTGTCGCGCTGGAATATGTTCTCGGTTCTACCGGAAGACTTCTCATTCATTTCGTTGTGTACTTTTACGGAATTCTTGTATATCTGAATGAGTCTCCTGTTCATTTCTTGGGAAGGTTACTTGCACAAGGAACTTCTTTCGGAGAATGGAAGGCTCAATGGGCAGCGGGTTATAATAGCGGAAGAATCAAAAAAGAAGAAGAGACTCTTCCTTCTATCTTTCCTAAGGCGAGGTCGCAGGCATGGTCCGAAGGTTTGGCTAGCATGATGGATTCTTGGAAATCCTCTGGAGAAGATATTGCGGAAGAAAATATTCCTCCTTGGTTTAGAAGAGAAGTCGCCGGAAAGACGAACGAGCCAGCTAGTTCTTTTTCTTCCAATTTTTCCGGAAACGCACAGGCTCCAAAAGATCTGCAATCTTATATCCAAAGAGAGAAGGCAAAGTCTTCGACCGCTTCTTCTCCCATTCCTAAAGAATCGAATGTGCAATATCGCAACTCAGGATTGCTGCAGGGTTTCTTTGAAGAAGACAGAAAGGTATTCCAATTCCAAAGCGCTTCCCCACAGCTTTTAGAGAAAGTATATGGAGCTCCGGATAGAAAAGAAGAGTTCGGAAAATTCTCCTCTAAATCCTGGGAAATCCTGGATCTCAGAAGTGAGAAGAAGGAAGAGATCCTTTCTTTCTTAGATAAGAAGGATGTCGGTGTTCCTTCTCCCAAAGAAGAAGAGGACAAAACTCTCATATTTAAAGAAGGAACTCCTTCGACAGATACTTCCGATTTCTTCGAAGATGATTCGGATCAGGACGAAGGAGTAGAGTTCTTCGACCAAGAGGATGAGGAAGAATCTTCCGAAGAAGATAACGAAGATACTATCTCTGAAGAAGTAGAGGACTCCGAAGAATTATTAGACCAAGAAGAGTATTCCGAAGAGGAAGAAGATGACGAGGTCGAAGAAGTTACTTACGAACCGGAAGCGATCGTCGTGCCTGAAGTTCTTGCTCCGATTCCAGTGGCAAAACCTACGAACATAGAAAAGAAATCCGTAGAGAAGGTCAAACAGTCCGAACTTCCTTTCACTCCTGTTTCTATGGTTCCTGCGTTCCGTTCTAAGAGGTCGGTATATCATATTCCTTTAAATCGTTTGCAGACGAATCCAACCAAGGTCCAGGATGCACTTTTCAAAGTAGAATCCGAGAAGGTTGCCTTCGAGATCGAAAACGCTCTGAAAGTGTACGGTTATGAATCGAAGGTTGTGGGTTGGGAAAGAGGACCGATCATCACTCGTTATGAAGTCACTCCTCCTCCTGGAGTGAAATTAGGAAGGATCACTTCCTTGACTGACGAGTTGAGAATGTACTTGGCGGTTAAAAATATTCGTATTGTCGCTCCGATTCCTGGCAAGTCTACGATCGGTATCGAAGTCCCGAATAAACATAGGGAAGACGTATTCTTAGGCGATATACTTCGTTCTTCTCTTGCGCCGAAACCGAAAAAAGATCTGAACATCGTCATAGGTAAGGACATATCCGGTAAGTTAGTCTCCATTGACTTGAACAAACTTCCTCACTTGCTTGTCGCAGGAACGACCGGTTCCGGTAAGTCCGTTTGTTTGAACGCGATGATCGCTTCCTTAGTATTGAACCTTTCTCCGGAAGAAGTGCGATTTATCATGATTGATCCTAAGATGGTGGAACTCACTCTTTTCGAGGACATTCCTCATCTTCTGATGCCGGTAATCAAGGATGCTCGTAAGGCAACCAAGTCTCTCTCTTGGGTCATCCAGGAGATGGAAGCAAGGTATGAGGCAGTGTCCCAATTGAAATGCAGGGACTTCCGTTCTTATAACGAAAAGGTAGAAGAGCATTATCATAAGGAAGGCTATAGCAAGATGCCTTACCTCGTGGTGTTTATCGATGAGCTTGCAGATCTTATGATGGTCTCCGGCAAGGACTTGGAAGATGCGATCACTCGTATCAGCCAGAAGTCGAGAGCAGTGGGGATCCATTTGGTAATGGCGACCCAAAGGCCTTCTGTGGATGTGATCACTGGTCTTATCAAGGCAAACTGTCCTGCCAGGATTGCCTTCCATGTGGCTCAAAAAACGGACTCTAAGATCATTCTGGATATGAATGGAGCGGAGTCTCTTCTTGGAAAAGGAGACATGCTCTATAAGTCTCCTACCTCGGCGGATCTGGCTCGTATTCAGGCTCCTTTCATTTCGGAAGAAGAGATCGAAAAGATCGTGGATGAGGCAAAGAAATACGGAGCTCCTACCTATGTGGAATTCGATCTGGAAGAAGAGTCAGAATCCGATTCCATGGAAGAAATGGATGAGGAACTTTTCGATAAGGCTTGGGAGATCGTTCGAACTGATCGAAAAGCGAGCGCGAGTTACTTGCAGAGACGCTTGAAAATCGGATACAATCGGGCCGCTAGGATCATGGAACTTATGGAAGAGAGGGGATATGTTTCTCCTATTCTAGGTTCTAAGGGCCGGGAAATTCTGAGATCCGCCTAA
- the dut gene encoding dUTP diphosphatase → MKIPIKKLKEKASLPEIKTSGSAGYDISACLDSNLTLPVGEVVLVPTGLSFAIPEGFHFEIRPRSGFSTKFRILIPNTPGTIDSDYRGELMVPLLNLGKEPYILEDKTRIAQLLIRRTWHSDWEIVDELPESERGVGGFGSTGF, encoded by the coding sequence ATGAAAATCCCAATTAAAAAATTAAAAGAGAAGGCTTCGCTTCCTGAGATCAAAACGAGCGGGTCTGCCGGTTACGATATCAGCGCCTGTTTGGATTCGAATCTCACTCTTCCTGTGGGAGAAGTTGTACTTGTTCCCACTGGGCTTTCCTTTGCGATTCCGGAAGGTTTTCATTTCGAGATCCGTCCTCGTTCCGGATTTTCCACGAAATTTAGAATTCTGATCCCGAATACTCCTGGGACAATCGATTCGGATTATAGGGGAGAACTCATGGTGCCTCTCTTGAATTTAGGAAAGGAACCGTACATTCTGGAGGACAAGACCAGGATCGCTCAACTTCTGATCCGGAGAACCTGGCATTCCGATTGGGAGATCGTAGACGAACTTCCCGAATCCGAAAGAGGTGTGGGCGGTTTCGGTAGTACCGGCTTCTAA
- a CDS encoding M16 family metallopeptidase has product MIFQEEKNHKKTLSNGITVLFQRAPYTVSASLGVYVKVGSRSESLETAGYCHFLEHMLFKDTEKRTAKKQAEDWERVGAYSNAATSREYTYFHATLASRDLELGLELLSEMMFSPLLREQDIRTEAEVVLEEMKGYEDSPEDGVHDFYYNNLFPGNSLGRDIIGTETSIRGVTSSSLRKFYESYYHPKNMILSLSGDYEPEYVFDTVSKYFSHSTGSGLEGNFETPKKDFGYFRKGNKETEQAYFILGGEGFARSFHDATRLSLLTHVLGGGMSSRLFQKVREEKGLCYHITSYPSSYRDIGVTSVVCSTSKERFAESLELILKELQVFVDKGISAQELRDAQTNHEGSLSIGYEHTESRMNNIAFQELYYGKYHTLAERIKEIHSVTEEEINRTIRKIFALPELHLSVLAKLKPKEEQKIKSIFESYSYK; this is encoded by the coding sequence TTGATTTTTCAGGAAGAAAAGAATCATAAAAAGACTCTTTCGAACGGGATCACAGTCCTATTCCAAAGAGCGCCGTATACGGTCAGTGCCTCCTTGGGGGTCTATGTAAAAGTAGGTTCCCGATCAGAATCCCTCGAAACCGCAGGTTATTGTCATTTCCTAGAACATATGTTGTTCAAGGACACCGAGAAACGTACTGCAAAGAAACAGGCAGAAGACTGGGAAAGAGTAGGTGCTTATTCCAATGCAGCCACTTCCAGAGAATATACGTATTTTCATGCAACTCTTGCGTCCAGGGATCTAGAGCTCGGGCTTGAGCTTCTATCGGAGATGATGTTCTCACCATTATTAAGAGAACAAGATATTCGCACAGAAGCAGAAGTCGTTCTCGAAGAAATGAAGGGCTACGAGGATTCTCCAGAGGATGGGGTCCATGATTTCTATTATAATAATCTATTTCCAGGTAATTCTTTGGGAAGGGATATTATAGGAACGGAAACATCTATTCGAGGAGTAACTTCTTCTTCCTTAAGAAAGTTTTACGAATCTTATTATCATCCTAAGAATATGATCCTTTCTCTTTCCGGGGATTATGAGCCTGAGTATGTTTTTGATACTGTCTCGAAATATTTTTCTCATTCCACCGGGTCTGGATTAGAAGGGAACTTCGAAACTCCTAAGAAAGATTTCGGGTACTTCCGTAAGGGGAATAAGGAAACCGAGCAGGCATATTTTATTTTAGGCGGAGAAGGTTTTGCCCGCAGCTTCCATGATGCAACTCGTCTTTCTCTTTTGACCCATGTATTGGGAGGAGGAATGTCTTCTCGTCTCTTTCAAAAGGTAAGAGAAGAGAAGGGACTCTGTTATCATATTACCAGTTATCCTTCTTCTTATCGTGATATAGGAGTGACCTCTGTGGTTTGCTCCACTTCCAAAGAAAGATTTGCGGAAAGCTTGGAATTGATCCTGAAAGAATTGCAAGTGTTCGTGGACAAAGGGATTAGCGCTCAGGAATTGAGAGATGCGCAAACCAATCACGAAGGAAGTCTTTCCATCGGTTACGAACATACCGAAAGTAGGATGAACAATATCGCCTTTCAAGAATTGTATTATGGAAAGTACCATACTTTGGCGGAGAGAATCAAAGAGATTCATTCCGTAACGGAAGAGGAAATCAATCGGACCATCCGTAAGATATTCGCTCTTCCGGAGCTTCATCTTTCCGTGCTTGCAAAATTGAAACCGAAAGAAGAACAGAAGATCAAGTCCATCTTCGAGTCTTATTCCTATAAGTGA
- the pnp gene encoding polyribonucleotide nucleotidyltransferase has product MAKTITGQFGRDSITLETGDWAKQAHGSVVYKTGNLVLLATVCAADEPKEGQDFFPLTCEYSEKVYSVGRFPGGYFKREAKPYEHEVLNSRIIDRPIRPLFPEGYFCEVQLQVTVLSADNEISTAGHALNAASAALTISNIPFNGPIAGARVGRINGELVINPTNKEIQSSDLDLVVAGTKTHIVMIEGEAKELSNAEMLEALKFAHSHIAKFVELQEGWAKELQVAKKEVKLKVKDETLLSEVRKYAFDKISAANKTADKASRNKEISNANKEIVEHFKETVTESEKIKDIKNFLHELEYEIVREQVLKEGVRFDGRKLDEIRNISVEMSPLPGVHGSAVFTRGQTQSLGTVTLGTAADNQRYETLEGQKEKNFMLHYNFPAFSVGEVRRSSGPGRREIGHGNLAERALKLVLPKQDDFPYVIRVVSEILESNGSSSMASVCSGSLALMAAGVPVKSAVSGIAMGLFSDDSGKFAVLSDIAGLEDHFGDMDCKIAGTRKGITAFQMDLKVTGVAFNVLESVFAQAEKARFHILDVMEKSISKAADTVSRTAPRIIVKHIPKDRIGELIGPGGKNIRGIIEASGADINIDDDGKVTIAGVNQEQAEKAAGMVEGFFAEVEVGKIYEGKVKRITDFGAFVEILPGKEGLCHISKLDSKRVNSVKDVVKEGEIIRVRVLNVDKTGKIDLSRRDALEV; this is encoded by the coding sequence ATGGCTAAAACTATTACTGGCCAATTTGGCCGTGATTCAATAACTCTCGAAACGGGAGACTGGGCGAAACAGGCCCACGGCTCCGTAGTTTATAAAACCGGTAATCTCGTTCTATTAGCCACTGTCTGCGCGGCCGATGAGCCGAAAGAAGGACAGGACTTCTTCCCATTAACTTGTGAATACTCCGAAAAAGTCTACTCCGTAGGAAGATTTCCTGGGGGATATTTCAAGAGGGAAGCTAAACCTTACGAGCACGAAGTACTAAATTCCAGGATCATTGACAGACCGATCCGACCTCTATTCCCAGAAGGTTATTTCTGCGAAGTGCAATTGCAGGTGACCGTTCTTTCCGCTGACAATGAGATCTCCACTGCAGGACACGCATTGAATGCTGCATCTGCTGCATTAACAATCTCTAATATTCCATTCAATGGTCCGATTGCCGGAGCAAGAGTAGGAAGGATCAACGGAGAACTTGTAATCAATCCGACCAATAAAGAGATCCAGAGTTCAGATCTGGACCTTGTCGTAGCTGGAACCAAAACGCATATCGTTATGATCGAGGGAGAAGCCAAAGAACTTTCCAATGCGGAAATGTTAGAGGCTCTCAAGTTCGCTCATTCTCATATCGCTAAGTTCGTAGAACTGCAAGAGGGTTGGGCAAAAGAACTACAAGTCGCTAAGAAAGAAGTTAAACTCAAAGTAAAAGATGAGACACTTCTTAGCGAGGTTCGCAAATATGCATTCGATAAAATCTCTGCTGCGAATAAGACTGCTGATAAGGCTTCTCGCAATAAAGAAATCTCTAATGCAAACAAAGAGATTGTAGAGCATTTTAAAGAAACTGTAACCGAATCTGAGAAGATCAAGGACATCAAAAACTTCTTACACGAGTTGGAATACGAGATCGTAAGAGAGCAGGTATTGAAAGAAGGAGTTCGTTTCGACGGAAGAAAGTTGGACGAAATCCGAAATATCAGCGTAGAGATGAGTCCTCTTCCAGGTGTTCACGGTTCTGCAGTATTCACTAGAGGTCAGACCCAATCTTTGGGAACTGTTACTCTGGGAACCGCGGCTGACAACCAACGTTACGAGACTTTGGAAGGTCAGAAAGAAAAGAACTTCATGCTTCATTATAACTTCCCTGCTTTCTCAGTGGGAGAAGTAAGAAGATCTTCCGGACCAGGACGAAGAGAGATCGGTCACGGAAACCTGGCAGAAAGAGCGCTTAAATTGGTGCTTCCTAAGCAGGATGATTTTCCTTATGTGATCCGAGTCGTATCCGAGATTTTAGAATCCAACGGATCCTCTTCTATGGCATCCGTATGTTCTGGATCCTTAGCTTTAATGGCTGCCGGAGTTCCGGTTAAGTCTGCTGTTTCCGGAATTGCAATGGGATTATTCTCTGATGATTCCGGCAAGTTTGCAGTCCTTTCCGATATCGCAGGACTCGAAGACCATTTCGGAGATATGGACTGCAAGATCGCAGGAACCCGAAAAGGGATCACCGCATTCCAGATGGACTTGAAAGTCACTGGTGTGGCGTTTAACGTATTAGAATCCGTTTTCGCTCAGGCAGAAAAGGCTCGTTTCCATATCTTGGATGTGATGGAAAAATCCATCTCCAAGGCTGCGGACACCGTTTCTCGCACAGCTCCTCGTATCATCGTGAAACATATTCCGAAAGATCGTATCGGTGAACTCATCGGTCCGGGCGGTAAGAATATTCGCGGTATCATCGAAGCTTCTGGAGCGGATATCAATATAGACGACGACGGAAAAGTTACGATTGCCGGGGTGAACCAAGAGCAGGCTGAAAAAGCTGCCGGAATGGTAGAAGGATTCTTCGCAGAAGTAGAAGTAGGAAAGATCTACGAAGGCAAAGTAAAACGTATTACCGATTTCGGTGCATTCGTTGAAATCCTGCCAGGTAAGGAAGGGCTTTGCCATATTTCCAAACTGGACTCCAAGCGTGTGAACTCCGTAAAAGACGTAGTCAAAGAAGGCGAGATTATCCGAGTTCGCGTATTGAACGTGGACAAGACCGGAAAGATCGATCTTTCCAGAAGAGACGCTCTCGAAGTTTAA
- the rpsO gene encoding 30S ribosomal protein S15, whose amino-acid sequence MVTTEQKKQIISTFANGKADTGSTEVQVALLDARIKDLNEHFKSHKKDFHSKTGLLKLVSKRKKLLEYLKRQNLDRYKKLIETLGLRK is encoded by the coding sequence ATGGTAACTACGGAACAGAAGAAGCAAATTATATCTACATTTGCAAATGGAAAGGCGGACACCGGTTCAACGGAAGTTCAAGTCGCCCTTCTAGACGCTCGCATCAAAGATCTAAACGAGCATTTTAAATCTCATAAGAAAGATTTTCATTCTAAGACCGGTCTTCTTAAATTAGTTAGTAAACGTAAAAAATTATTGGAATATCTAAAACGTCAAAATTTGGACCGTTACAAAAAGCTAATCGAAACTCTCGGACTCCGTAAGTAA
- the truB gene encoding tRNA pseudouridine(55) synthase TruB gives MNPSDLQENQQIRTELGFLLLDKPIGMTSSDLVLKAKKNLGLRKVGHTGTLDKAASGLMVLPIGTSTSFSQFFLGKDKEYVAQVQLGFATDSGDREGLVLEDWEIPRIQKWFEESKSRLEEVLAQVSSWEEQVAPEVSALKVGGQRRAKLFREGVSVPPSIRKIKIFEFEAYDLSPEGFTIRARVSGGTYIRKLVMDIGEAAGIPMSLKALNRTRVGKLTLDQADTYEALLLGKVAIHPPEEILDIPSVEIPSTEVKDVFHGKKIKLDWIPAQEFLLTSPEGEILAFCKRDGLPGSLSYKYLKVFSKI, from the coding sequence ATGAATCCCTCCGACTTACAAGAAAACCAACAAATCCGGACTGAGCTAGGATTTCTTCTCCTAGATAAGCCGATCGGAATGACTTCTTCCGATCTGGTTTTAAAGGCCAAAAAGAATTTAGGTCTTCGTAAAGTAGGTCATACAGGTACCTTAGACAAGGCAGCTTCCGGATTGATGGTGCTGCCGATAGGCACTTCTACTAGCTTCTCCCAATTCTTTTTAGGAAAGGATAAGGAATATGTAGCTCAAGTACAACTGGGCTTCGCTACCGACTCGGGAGATAGAGAAGGTTTGGTCTTAGAGGATTGGGAAATTCCCCGCATCCAAAAATGGTTCGAAGAATCCAAATCAAGATTAGAAGAAGTGTTGGCCCAAGTTTCTAGTTGGGAAGAACAAGTAGCTCCTGAAGTTTCCGCACTCAAAGTCGGAGGACAAAGGAGAGCTAAGTTGTTTCGAGAGGGGGTTTCGGTACCTCCAAGCATTCGTAAGATTAAGATATTTGAATTTGAGGCATACGATCTTAGCCCAGAAGGATTTACGATCAGAGCCCGAGTTTCCGGTGGAACATATATCCGAAAATTAGTGATGGATATAGGAGAAGCAGCCGGGATCCCAATGAGCCTGAAGGCCTTGAATCGAACCAGAGTAGGCAAACTTACTTTGGACCAGGCAGATACTTACGAAGCTCTTTTATTGGGGAAGGTGGCCATTCATCCTCCGGAGGAAATCTTAGATATTCCTTCCGTGGAGATCCCGAGCACCGAGGTAAAGGACGTATTTCACGGAAAGAAGATCAAATTGGATTGGATTCCTGCTCAGGAGTTCCTACTTACTTCGCCGGAAGGAGAGATCTTAGCCTTTTGCAAGCGGGACGGTCTACCTGGCAGCCTTTCTTATAAATATTTGAAGGTCTTTTCTAAAATTTAG
- the rbfA gene encoding 30S ribosome-binding factor RbfA, which yields MNSIRKRKIEAETVRTVAMMILAGKVKDPRVHMVSVHRSELSDDSKYLKVYVTAICTDKKKEKLLAGLNSAAGKFAATLSTKLNLRATPKMSFVWDEEYLQGLDESLRLTRKPTNPD from the coding sequence TTGAATTCCATCCGTAAAAGGAAAATCGAAGCGGAGACGGTTCGCACCGTCGCCATGATGATCCTCGCCGGAAAAGTTAAGGATCCTCGCGTTCATATGGTATCCGTACATAGATCGGAACTTTCAGATGATTCCAAATATCTAAAGGTCTATGTTACTGCGATCTGTACTGATAAGAAGAAGGAAAAATTGCTCGCTGGACTGAATAGTGCTGCGGGCAAATTTGCTGCGACTCTTTCCACAAAACTGAATTTAAGGGCAACTCCTAAAATGAGTTTTGTTTGGGACGAAGAATATCTGCAAGGTTTAGATGAATCCCTCCGACTTACAAGAAAACCAACAAATCCGGACTGA